Proteins from a single region of Gemmatimonadales bacterium:
- a CDS encoding ABC transporter permease subunit, which yields MILRALLGHHWQRHRVPLVLMALAGGLFEWAITRVAPSSSARALVEQVLQFAPPALQRILGEEMIANVTPAGVLGFGYVHPFLLVLMSVWVVRVSAGALAGEMGLGTMDLIASRPVARTAQVGAAVIGILGGISLIAAAAWAGTAIGVAGRPLEGVEASAYLPIAGVCWLLFAAFGSVGLAISATRRDAGSAIAWTSAVIALSFVLDYLGRAWDKMAPFGYLSLFRYYGPPRILRDGSGGVDVAVLASVAGVG from the coding sequence GTGATCCTGCGCGCGCTGCTTGGCCATCACTGGCAACGGCACCGCGTCCCGCTCGTTCTGATGGCGCTCGCCGGTGGCCTGTTCGAGTGGGCGATAACCCGCGTCGCGCCAAGCTCGTCCGCGAGGGCTCTCGTTGAGCAGGTCCTTCAATTCGCGCCGCCGGCCCTTCAGCGCATCCTGGGAGAGGAGATGATCGCCAACGTCACCCCCGCCGGCGTCCTCGGCTTTGGGTACGTGCACCCGTTCCTGCTGGTGCTCATGAGCGTCTGGGTCGTCCGGGTGAGCGCGGGCGCGCTCGCGGGCGAGATGGGTCTGGGGACGATGGACCTGATCGCGTCGCGGCCGGTCGCGAGAACCGCGCAGGTGGGCGCCGCCGTGATCGGCATTCTGGGCGGCATTTCACTGATCGCGGCCGCGGCGTGGGCCGGGACGGCGATCGGCGTAGCGGGCCGGCCGCTGGAAGGGGTCGAGGCTTCGGCGTACCTGCCGATCGCGGGCGTCTGCTGGCTGCTCTTCGCTGCGTTCGGATCGGTTGGCCTCGCCATTTCCGCGACCCGGCGCGATGCCGGCTCGGCGATCGCGTGGACTTCGGCGGTCATCGCGCTCTCCTTCGTGCTGGACTACCTCGGCCGGGCGTGGGACAAGATGGCGCCATTCGGCTACCTGTCGCTCTTCCGGTACTACGGGCCCCCGAGGATCCTCCGCGACGGGTCGGGCGGGGTGGACGTGGCGGTGCTGGCGTCGGTGGCGGGGGTCGGG